aaaatatggaaAACATTTAACTCTTCCATCCAACATAGTTGAATTTTGATGTCAAAGATCTAAGTATTTTTTACTAACAATTCTGCTCTGAATAATCACATGAAAGGAGACGGGAAGTGTGACAATGCACGAAAAAcctgaaaagggaaaaagagtGACATCGACAATCTAAATCACTGTGAGACGTGTCATCATGCATGAAGGAAAAGAAGCAAATTCACAACTACAAAAGGCTTTGAAAGTGCGTAAGAGCTCCAATGAAGACATCGTTGATGGCATGGTGGTTTCCTGACCGAGATGGTCAAAATCGTGTGATCGTCAATCGAAACTGAAACTTTAATAGTGGTAGTAGTGGACGACAACACCATGTAGGAGTAGACTTGTCCTCTCTTCTATTACTTCAccatttgatttcattttggtAACCAAAATGGAGAAGTCTAGCTATGTAGCTATCAACCGATTCCCCTTCTTTCATAGTATGCAATTCAAACTCTCTTCTTAGCACTTGAAGTTGTGTTCTTTTTACCCTTGTGGACCTTTGATACTTTCTTTGCATGGAGCTCCATATTTCCTTTGAAGTTGTTCTATGAAGAATAGTTTCTAGAACTTATACGTCAATGGCTTGGAATAAGAAATTCTTGACTTTCAACCTTGAGCTTGGCCTCCCCGAGCAGTGTGGTTCCAGGTGCAAAGGTTCGAATACTTTCTTCTATAAGGTGTCATATTTCCTATTTCTTAAGAAGTTTTTCATTATTATGGACCAAAAATCATATTGCCATCAAAGTGGGAATGACTGATTGAACAAATTTTTCAGAAGAAATGATGATCTTTTGGTTCCTACCCTTACAATTGCACTGATCGCACTTTCACAATTTTGGTTCATTGCGTGAACTCTTACACTCACATTATTTCCACTCCTCGCACTCTCACCCTGCATCAGGTCACTTTTAGAACTCTAATACCAGTTGTAAAAAggcaatgaaaaataaaaatgctcACACACTCGAGGGAAACAACACTCTCTATTATTAATGAATTGAATGCTGCTtatataaacatacatataatatataataacataatgcAATGTGCAGTGAGAAATAATCAACACATTACGTGGTAAACCAAACCACGTTGTTTGCGTACTAATAGAAAATAGCGGAACAAAAAAGAACTGATTCTACAAACCAGATCTTATTCGAACTAACAACTTGTCACGTGACATTTATAAAgtttaagattaaattttatttatcaagaCTACACCAAAATTTATAGAAATGCATTAGACATGGCGaagttaacaaaacaaaaatcacacTACTTACATTAAAACTCAACCAACAAATTCAACatcttcaaatatatataatctatcaATTACAAACACATAATCTTCAATTTATTACATATTCATCTGCGGAGCTAAAACTCTTCAGTACTATTACATTATTCATGGAATGCAAGAAGAGACAAACTATGACCAAGATAACTGACAAGAAAATGTTCGAAAATAGTGTCAAATTTTGAAGTTGCCAAGGGGAACTCTCTTCAGTGGTACAAGACATTTGTGTGAACCATGAACAAGTCACTTGATGGTTTGAAATCCTTGTCCCTGACAAAGAGGGTGCATCACTTTGATCATGACCATCATCTTTGATGAGCTTTGGTATAAGCCATCAATGAGGCTTGTGCTGTCAAAGTGACATATCTCTGAAAGTAACTGTTTTGTGTATCAATGATGCTCCTCCCATTTTCTGGGTGTTCAGTTCCTTATCCGTTTCATCTGTGCCCTTTCCTACCATGAGGAAACTAACCATCAACTTCACAACTTGTTCAGCATAAGAAACTGCCACAGCCTGAGTATAGAGCAAAAGTTAGGTTCTCCACAAAAGATATGGATCACCAGAAAACTATAATATActagttttatagttttaatttatgttagtGTTTATTACTCAAGAAATATAACTGTAAACAATGTTTCAAGGGAacaaaaacacatatttaaGCCATATACGTCACTCCAGCAAGTTATTTTACCTGGAAGAAGCAAAGCCAACACCCATAAGAAATGAAGCACTGGTTGATAACTGCATAATATGCAGATTCATAGTTTTGACCATGAGCAACATGCATCTTCAACTGCAGCTTAGTTTGTCCTTTGTGAGTGGCGTTGTCTTCATCATTGAGATACTTGGTGTTTTGTGGATCTTTAAATTGACTGAAATTTCTAGAACATGGACAACATTCAATTaatgaaacatatttttcaagAACAAACTACAGAAGAACACATTCGTGGCTAGTAGGAGGTGCCACTGCCAATAGTCCTTTCTATTTTTGTATACTAATCTGTCCCTTTTTATCCATCTTGCCATATTTATATCACCTTTTATTAAAGAACCTCAGAGAATGCATACTAAAGGAGTTACTGTATTTTTAGCACTGCCTAAATGACTGAATATTCTCAATATCATGAACAATCTCTAAAAGAGTACCTGAGTCTGGGCCCAAAGCCCATCATGATGGCATCTGGATTTCCTAATGAGTTACATCTTCATTACACTGCAAAAAGGACAAAGCCAGATATATAAGCACTGGTTTCTCCGTGTTTCTTTAAGCACTGATAGATTATGTCAATGCAACATTTTCTGCTTTAAGAAACAACACGTACCCATTTCATAGTTTAAAACATTCCACAtgataaacaattttattattgtcaCCGGTTAGGTACATGTTCAGCTACtagattatatataaaaagaccACAATAATTGTAGGTAACGTGTCACTCCcaataacatataattattaGTATACACTTGGCACAAAGTAATTGGAGAGAAGGGATTTCAGTTTCCATCTACTGAAGTTGAAGACTTCTACATCTCAACCTGTTATATTCCACTATACATGTTCTCTCAGTTTACATTGgctaattttatgataataaatcaGTCTTCAGAGACTTCAAACCTGGTAAACATTAGTCAATAGCGTTTCCGTACACAAAATCTACAACCCTCCAATCTCCTCAATTGTTTCATTATTGATATATCTGCTAATTAAATACCCTTTATATGGGACCATCTCTTGCTTTATTTACTggtttatatttcatttgttCCGACATAGATTATCTTGTTTAATTCGGTGCAGATCATaccaaataaattaatgaaaggTAATTCTTTAAATGAACAATGAAAACGTTTTTCATTGGTATAAACAcagattcattttaaataacaCAACCCAAGTGCATGGATTTAGCATATGAAAAAGAATATTCACAGAATCATATAGAAAAAGTAGAATATAAAAGTTACCTGAAAGCAATGGATATTAGGTTATCTTTTTTGTAATGGCTTCAGATCAAAACTTCGAACCTACCCACCAAGCGTACGAACAGATCAATCAAGAACTCTTCCATCAAAACACTCCATAAGGACAATATCTAACCAAACCACACCCAACagaaccaaaaaataaaagtttgaaaCTTTGATGTTTTAGTACGTCTAAAATGTTGTGATGAAAAAAGATCTGCATCTGAAACTACGAAGAGACAGCAGAAAACTGCTTAAAACCCAGTTTTTCAGCTAAtccaaaacataaattaattagcTTGCAGTGTCAGGTGATTAATGATAAGAATAACCAAAAAGGAAAGCGAGTTGCCTTGAGTTTAAAGATGAAGTTTTTAAAACAATGAACAAGAAGAGATAAAACGTACCAATGAAGTTGAACTGAGAAAGATGAAGAGGGTGAAGGTTTATGAGCACAGAAATAAAAGGGTCGTTGGCACTTGTCCCATGGGGATGTCTATGAATGCATTGTTTCCCTCACTTGTAAAGAGACATAGgtcttaaataatcataatgtcggaaaatgaaaaataaaaaataaaaaataaaaagaagaaaaaggtgttAGTGAGTAAGTTCATTGAACCTGGACAATGAAAATATGGTACAACACTACATAAGAAAGCAGTAAAAAAGGTTTGGTATAGACACGCCGCATCTGTAGGAAAAGAACAAAGCAAAAGTTATAGAGTAGCATCACTATCATTCACCATCCATgcatcatttttccttttttaaattttcactcACCATCGTTCGTTATCGATCGATGATGCATCATGGTAATGCATGCTCTCCGGGAAAAGAACACGATGCTTATTAATCTTTGGTTGACACCAAGGGTTCAAACCATAAAGTGTGCTAGGCTCCATAAAGATGTaggaatatttataaaaaattgagagaatattttcaaaagcatctttatatatttatattttactagaaactaaattttcataaatttttttacaatttcttctttgcaaaataaaatatgctccaaaattatatttgtcaATAAATGTTAGAAAGTATGCCTAGGTTTAAACTCGCAGCTCAACGATGTTggtaatcaaatattttaagtcttcaatatatgttttcaaaaattaagatatatatCTAATGTAAAAGATTCAACTTGAACAAACTATTACATCTAATAATAACATCTAATAATAGTTCTGATATTATGTTGGAAGTTGATTTTAAGTAATTAATGTAAAGTAAGATTTGTACctgtttatatattatgaattaatttatctttaattgatgTGGGACTTCTGATGTAAGACATGAACGTTTaatttaactttagaaaataagTTTGTAAAGTACtggtttaaaaaatttatactgACTGGATATTCCCTGTATTCGGTATTGATGTCACTCTTGACATTTTATGTGAAGCAAGGACAGAATATTCTTCCTTTACCTACTGTTTTTTGCCTTCTTATAAAATGAAGTAGTTTAGGacaaaataatagataaataagaGGAGTTGTGAGAAAACAGTGATGAATGTTAAATGGTGATGCATCTAGACATGTGTGTAGTGCATATacattattagtattttaatttttgatacgAGGTGCATGCGAACAAGTATGCCGATTGTTTACAGAAAACAAGGTTGGCGGAGGTTGGGGTAAATGTGATAAACCACTGAAGCAAATAAATgcacaaacaaaagaaaaaaaattaacagacattatatcttttatatttatttaatatttttttcccaatttatattttaaaaaaaaattacaaaaaattattttttttacgatCGTTTTACCTTTATTATGCGTgtctaaatatttgttaattctTCAAATTCCCGTTTTTGCTATCAAATGATTGTATAAATGGATTAAGAAAATGGTTTCAAGCTAGTTTataaagagatattttttaatttaattatattttaaatgtatgtgaaatttttaacacattttttgaagaaaaaaaatcaaatattttaaatgtaatattatgTATTAGCATATGATAATGAATTATAAAGCCCAATAATCATTGCTAGActatattcttatattatattaaaaagcaaagtttaaacttaattaaatctcgcaatttcaatttataagattataaactcgtaatttgattttatcatgaaaaaaaaaatgatagaaaagaAAGTTAGTATTTACCCTTATTATGTACCGCAAAAGGTGGAAACATTAGGTATACTAATGATGTactttttgattaaaaataaaatttgcaattGACATAAATTTGTGTATGCTGCTAACACGACACATTTAATAAgtgagaatttttatttatttttggcaGGAATCAATTTGTCTATagcatatatttaaattatttactttttaaaatagtaGTTAATTGCATGACATTTAAACATATTACTTGAATAATgtagttattaaataattttcgtAGTAAGCACTCAAATTAAGGACGACATCAATTACGACATTCAGCCAACCATGTTTGAAATTGAAGTTAGATTTGACAAAGAGGTCAAATAAGTGTTTCACATGCTGGTTTTAATAATAAGGAAAGTGGTTTTGATTAGACTTTAGGTCCAATTTGTGAAGGAAAGTCACTTCAACctaaatattgaataaatttatattaatacttACAAGTAATATTCACCGTTAAA
This DNA window, taken from Vigna radiata var. radiata cultivar VC1973A chromosome 5, Vradiata_ver6, whole genome shotgun sequence, encodes the following:
- the LOC106761340 gene encoding uncharacterized protein LOC106761340 isoform X2; the encoded protein is MMGFGPRLSQFKDPQNTKYLNDEDNATHKGQTKLQLKMHVAHGQNYESAYYAVINQCFISYGCWLCFFQAVAVSYAEQVVKLMVSFLMVGKGTDETDKELNTQKMGGASLIHKTVTFRDMSL
- the LOC106761340 gene encoding uncharacterized protein LOC106761340 isoform X1 → MMGFGPRLRNFSQFKDPQNTKYLNDEDNATHKGQTKLQLKMHVAHGQNYESAYYAVINQCFISYGCWLCFFQAVAVSYAEQVVKLMVSFLMVGKGTDETDKELNTQKMGGASLIHKTVTFRDMSL